A stretch of Elgaria multicarinata webbii isolate HBS135686 ecotype San Diego chromosome 5, rElgMul1.1.pri, whole genome shotgun sequence DNA encodes these proteins:
- the PCDH8 gene encoding protocadherin-8 — MNANQSGRSLGILCRPVVFFCLGWLLSSAFGKTIRFHTYEEDPPGTVIGTLADELPLKASADGGERSFRLMQQSGNSSLVRVRERDGQLSVGAERLDREQLCGPSEAACVLAFDVVSLGGARAPAPAYRLLHVELEVRDLNDHAPRFPQPLLALEVSESAAPGTRLPLPPARDLDAGSNGIQSFAVSPNRHFGLEAQSRADGLKCAELVLLRALDREAQAAYRLELVATDGGSPARAGTATVSVRVLDANDNAPAFPRGALLTVELPEDAPPGALLAQLDAADPDEGANGQLLYAWGSQVPAEARRLFGLDPLSGRLSLQGAVDYERQRAYELDVQASDRGASPLAASCKVVVRLLDVNDNAPDVAVSALRGAEGDADAEGDAATVAYVSEAAPAESLVALVSVSDSDAGANGQVRCALLAAPHAPFALQRAYDASYVVLTTGALDRERVAEYNLTLVAEDLGSPPAKTVRRLTVRLSDENDNAPRFAKARYEVAVLENNPPGAYLATVQAADPDLGSNGKVTYRLLDNDVMGASISTYVSVDPATGAIYALRTFNYEILKQLELAVQATDGGSPQLSSSALVKVRVVDQNDNAPVITYPALTNSSLEIGVSSKAARDSLVVHIKARDADEGVNSELSFTLLEDPQKQQEQRALDLFAVNKKTGEVVLTGSFSEEQLGQVYHLLLTVADNGRPPLSTTATISFQVTESLPPSSSQDLVAKSNPWEGKAVQWDIPLIVIIVLAGSCTLLLVAIITIATTCNRRKKEKKGALEEPLDTSHLEKGLQEGSGGSLASSSPRAPSNAFEVHSFPSKSSFASPEPSPASEDIPVSEDSRESASLYDSQSRLRGANTESYASTPSYSKEPVPPVAIWKGHSFNTISGREAEKFSGKDSGKGDSDFNDSDSDISGDALKKDLITHMQNGLWACTAECKILGHSDRCWSPSCGRTNPHASPHPKTQLSTFCKSTSLPRDSLRRDNYYQAQLPKTVGLQSVYEKVLHRDYDRTLTLLSPPHPGRLPDLQEISVPLYQAPSTRYLGPPPETSQKM; from the exons ATGAACGCTAACCAGAGCGGCCGCTCCCTGGGAATACTTTGCCGCCCTGTGGTGTTTTTCTGCCTGGGGTGGCTGCTCTCCTCTGCCTTTGGCAAGACGATCCGATTCCACACGTACGAAGAAGACCCCCCCGGCACGGTGATCGGCACTTTGGCCGACGAGCTGCCCCTGAAGGCGTCCGCGGACGGCGGGGAGAGAAGCTTCCGCCTGATGCAGCAATCGGGCAACAGCTCGCTGGTGCGGGTGCGCGAGCGGGACGGGCAGCTGAGCGTGGGCGCCGAGCGGCTGGACCGCGAGCAGCTGTGCGGCCCGTCGGAGGCGGCGTGCGTGCTGGCCTTCGACGTGGTGAGCCTGGGCGGCGCGCGGGCCCCGGCGCCGGCCTACCGGCTGCTGCACGTGGAGCTGGAGGTGCGCGACCTCAACGACCACGCGCCGCGCTTCCCGCAGCCGCTGCTGGCGCTGGAGGTGTCGGAGAGCGCGGCGCCGGGCACgcggctgccgctgccgccggcgCGCGACCTGGACGCGGGCTCCAACGGCATCCAGAGCTTCGCCGTGTCGCCCAACCGCCACTTCGGCCTGGAGGCGCAGAGCCGCGCCGACGGCCTCAAGTGCGCCGAGCTGGTGCTGCTGCGCGCGCTGGACCGCGAGGCGCAGGCCGCCTACCGCCTGGAGCTGGTGGCCACGGACGGCGGCAGCCCGGCGCGCGCGGGCACGGCCACGGTCAGCGTGCGCGTGCTGGACGCCAACGACAACGCGCCCGCCTTCCCGCGCGGCGCGCTGCTGACCGTGGAGCTGCCCGAGGACGCGCCGCCGGGCGCGCTGCTGGCCCAGCTGGACGCCGCCGACCCGGACGAGGGCGCCAACGGGCAGCTGCTCTACGCCTGGGGCAGCCAGGTGCCGGCCGAGGCGCGCCGCCTCTTCGGCCTCGACCCGCTCTCGGGCCGCCTCAGCCTGCAGGGCGCCGTCGACTACGAGCGCCAGCGCGCCTACGAGCTCGACGTGCAGGCCAGCGACCGCGGCGCCAGCCCGCTGGCGGCCAGCTGCAAGGTGGTGGTGCGCCTGCTCGACGTCAACGACAACGCGCCCGACGTGGCCGTCAGCGCCCTCCGCGGGGCAGAGGGGGACGCCGACGCCGAGGGGGACGCCGCCACCGTGGCCTACGTGAGCGAGGCGGCGCCCGCCGAGAGCCTGGTGGCGCTGGTCAGCGTCTCGGACAGCGACGCGGGCGCCAACGGCCAGGTGCGCTGCGCCCTGCTGGCCGCGCCCCACGCGCCCTTCGCCCTGCAGCGCGCCTACGACGCCAGCTACGTGGTGCTCACCACCGGCGCCCTGGACCGCGAGCGCGTGGCCGAGTACAACCTGACCCTGGTGGCCGAGGACCTGGGCTCGCCGCCCGCCAAGACCGTGCGCCGCCTCACCGTGCGCCTCAGCGACGAGAACGACAACGCGCCGCGCTTCGCCAAGGCCCGCTACGAGGTGGCCGTGCTGGAGAACAACCCGCCCGGCGCCTACCTGGCCACCGTCCAAGCCGCTGACCCAGACCTGGGCTCTAATGGCAAGGTCACCTACCGCCTGCTGGATAACGATGTCATGGGCGCCTCCATCTCCACCTACGTCTCAGTGGATCCAGCCACGGGGGCCATCTACGCCCTACGCACTTTCAATTATGAGATCCTCAAGCAGCTGGAGCTGGCCGTTCAAGCCACCGACGGCGGCTCCCCTCAGCTCTCCAGCTCAGCCCTGGTCAAGGTGCGGGTGGTAGATCAGAATGACAACGCACCTGTTATTACCTACCCTGCCCTCACCAACAGCTCCCTTGAGATCGGGGTGTCCAGCAAAGCTGCCCGGGACTCTCTCGTGGTGCACATCAAAGCCAGAGACGCTGATGAGGGAGTCAACTCTGAGCTGAGCTTTACCTTGCTTGAAGATCCACAAAAGCAGCAAGAGCAACGGGCACTGGATCTCTTTGCCGTCAACAAGAAAACAGGGGAAGTTGTGCTCACTGGGAGCTTCAGTGAAGAGCAGCTGGGCCAAGTGTATCACCTGCTCCTCACCGTAGCAGACAACGGACGGCCACCCCTCTCCACCACAGCCACGATCAGCTTCCAAGTGACCGAGTCGTTGCCCCCCTCCAGCAGCCAGGACTTGGTGGCTAAGTCCAACCCTTGGGAAGGGAAGGCAGTGCAGTGGGACATCCCATTGATTGTCATCATCGTCCTGGCTGGGAGCTGCACTTTACtgctggtggccatcatcaccatCGCCACCACGTGCAACAGGcgcaagaaggagaagaagggagCCTTGGAGGAGCCGCTGGACACCTCTCACCTGGAGAAGGGGCTGCAGGAAGGCAGCGGTGGCAGCCTCGCCTCCTCCAGCCCCCGAGCCCCAAGCAATGCCTTTGAAGTGCACTCCTTCCCCAGCAAATCTTCCTTTGCCAGCCCTGAGCCCTCCCCAGCCAGTGAAGATATCCCCGTCTCTGAGGACAGCAGAGAGAGTGCCAGTCTCTATGACAGTCAGAGCAGACTCCGAGGAGCAAACACAGAG TCTTATGCCTCTACCCCTAGTTACAGCAAAGAACCGGTCCCACCTGTGGCCATCTGGAAGGGCCACTCTTTCAACACCATATCAGGCAGAGAAGCAGAGAAGTTCAGTGGCAAAGACAGCGGCAAGGGTGACAGTGACTTTAATGACAGCGATTCCGACATCAGCGGGGACGCTCTTAAGAAGGATCTCATCACTCACATGCAGAATG GGCTGTGGGCTTGCACCGCAGAATGCAAGATCCTGGGCCACTCGGATCGATGTTGGAGCCCCTCCTGCGGCCGAACTAATCCTCACGCGTCCCCTCACCCAAAGACCCAGCTGTCCACTTTCTGCAAAAGCACCTCACTGCCCAGGGACTCCCTCCGCCGAGATAACTATTACCAGGCACAACTGCCAAAGACAGTGGGTCTACAGAGTGTCTATGAGAAAGTCTTGCACAGGGATTATGACAGGACACTCACgttgctttcccctcctcatccGGGGAGGCTGCCAGACCTCCAAGAGATCTCAGTACCCTTATACCAAGCTCCTTCGACTCGTTATCTAGGCCCTCCACCTGAGACCAGCCAGAAAATGTGA